DNA from Microvirga ossetica:
CTGGGCGCTCTGGAGCAGGAGGCGGTTGCGCAAGGGCGGCACGTAGAGGGTCTCCGCCCAGCCCTCGGGCGAGAACCAGGTCTGGCGCATGAGGCTTTTGAGCTGCGAGCGGCTGTAGGGCTGCCCGTAGCCGAAGGGCGTGGTGTCCATGCGTGCCCACAGGCCGCGCCGGTTGGGCGCGACCAGGATGATCCGCCCGCCCGGGGTGAGAATGCGCCAGATCTCGTGCAGGAGCTCGCTCGGGCTCTCCACCGTCTCGAGGGCATGGACCACCAGGACCCGGTCGATGGAGGCATCGGGGAGCGGCATCATCAGCGGATCGACGAGAGCCGAGGCCGAGGCGCCGGTCCGGGGCCAGTTCACCACGCCCTGGTTTGCCGGCATGAAGGCGAGCGTCCGCTCGCTCCCATCCTTCACGGCGGAGAGATAGGGCGGCGCATAGCCGAGGCCGAGCACGCGCAGGCCGGTGAGCGGGCCCCAGAACCGGTCGATGGCCCGCCCGACGAAACGGCGCGTCACCGCCCCGAGGGGACTGGCGTAGAAGCCGCGCAGATCGGTGATGTCGATGCTCATGGCCTCAAGCGGGATGCCTCTCGACCCGGCCCGGCAGGCGCAAAGCGCGGATCGGGGTCTGGTTTCGGGAGACGACTGTCCCATGATAGCTCAAAGCACATCAAGCCAGGGTTCCACGATGTCCGCCCAGATCCACGCCTTTCTCTGCCTTCAGGACAATATCGGTGTTCTGATCCACGATCCCAATACGGGAGCTTGCGCGGCGATCGATGCGCCGGAGGAGGGGCCGATCCTGGCGGCCCTCGCGGAGACGGGCTGGCAGCTCACCGACATTCTCGTCACGCATCGGCATTCGGATCATATACAGGCCGTCGAGCCCCTGAAGCGCCGCACCGGCTGCCGCGTGGTCGCGCCGGTCAAGGCGCGCGAGGCGGTGCCGTCGGCGGATGCCTATGTGCGCGAAGGCGACACGGCGGTGGTGGGCGGCCTGCAGGCGCATGTGTGGGAAACGCCGGGCCATTGCGTGGATCATGTTTCCTATTGGTTTGCGGCTGACCGCGCGCTGTTTGCCGGCGACACCCTCTTCACCCTCGGCTGCGGGCGGATGTTCGAAGGAACTTACGCCGAATTCTGGGCCTCGCTCCAGCGCCTCGCGGCGCTGCCCGACGAAGCACGCGTCTATTGCGGGCACGATTACACGCTGTCGAATGCACGCTTTGCGCTCGCCGCCGATCCGGACAACGAGGCCTTGAAGGCGCGGGTGGCGGAGGCGGAAAAGGCCAAAGCCGAAGGCCGCTTCCTCGTGCCGTCGACCATCGGGCACGAGAAGGCGACCAATCCCTTCCTGCGTGCGGGCGAGCCTGCGCTCGCGAAAGCGGTTCAAAAAGAAAACGCGAAGCCGGTGGAGGTCTTTCAGGCCTTGCGCGAATGGAAGAACAGGTTCTGATACGCAAAACGATCCTGCCGGAGCGGACAGCCTTATGAAAGACCACAGCCTCATCATCGGACTTGAGAGCCGCCTTCTGAATGCCTGGCCCTCGTTCGATTATCAGCTCTATGACGGCTGGGTTCTTCGCCTCGCGAACGGCTATTCCAAGCGTGCCAATTCCGCGACGCCGTTCCGGCCCGATATCGGCCTCGACGACGAGCTGATCGACTACATGGTCGCCCGCTTCGTCGAGGCGAACGTGCGGCCGACCTTCCGCCTCAACGGCGTGGAGGCACCCGATGTGGAAGAGCTGCTCAAGCAGCGCGGCTTCAAGGATATCGAGCCGACGCATGTGCTCACCGCTCCGATCGGAGCGGACAATGCCGAGAGCGATCCCGAGGTGAACCTGGAGCCGCAGGTGTCCAAGCGCTGGGTGCGCGAGGCGGCGAAATCCTATGGTGGCGACAAGGCCGACGACGAGACGCTGATGCGCATCGTCGCCCGCATCCGCCAGAAGACGGCCTTCGCGACGCTGAGCCTGGACGACCGTCCCGTCGCCTGGGGCCTCGGCGTCGTCGAACGCGGCTATATCGGCCTCTACGACATCGTGGTATCGCCGGATCTGCGCGGCATCGGCCTAGGCCGCCGCGTAGTGTCGAGCCTCATGGCCTGGGGCAGGGGGCAGGGGGCGCATACCGCCTATCTGCAGGTGCGCGAGGAGAACGAGATCGCCCGCTCGCTCTATGAGGCCTTCGGTTTCAGTATCGCCTACCGCTACACCCACCGCGTCATGCCGGGACGGTCTTCCTAGCCATCAGCGTCGCCACCAGCGCGCCGGCCACGATGAGCCCGCAGGCGAGCGCCAGCGTCAGGGTCGGCTCTGCATAGCCCGCGACCACCAGGAGCAGGGTCGAGAGCACCGGCGTCGCATAGGAAGCGACGCCGAGGAAGCGGATGTCGCCCCGCTTCATGCCGATGTCCCAGACATAGAAGGCCGCTCCGACCGGCCCGAGCCCGAGCCCAAGAACGGCAAGCCATTGCACAGTCGATTCCGGCCACACCGTGGTCTCGAAAGCGAGATGGCAGACGAGGCTCAAGAGCGCGGTCGCGAGGCAGAAGCCGGCCACCGCGTCGGTCGGCACCTGGCCGAAACGGCGGGAGAGCACGGAATAGCCGGCCCATACGAAGGCCGCGACGAAGGCGCAGAGATAGCCCGGCATGTACTCCGCCCGCGCATCGAAGGCACCGCGCCCGGCGATCAGGACGATCACGCCGGCAAAGCCGAGAAGCGCTCCCGCGATATGCGCGCGCCGCAGATGCTCGCCCGGCAGAAGCGAGGAGAACAGCACGATCAGGAGCGGCCAGAGATAGTTGATCAGCCCCGATTCCGCCGGCGGCGCCAAGCGCAGGGCGGCGAAGTAGAGGGCGTGATAGCCGAAGAGCCCGCCGATCCCGAGCGCCCAGACCACGGGCTTCTGCCGCAGGGCCTTGAGGCCCTGCGGCCGCACGATCCAGCTCACCACGCCGACGAGCCCGCCGACGAGGAAGGTCATGGCGTTGAGCTGAAACGGCGGGATCCTGCCGGTCGCCGCCGTGAACAGCGCGAGCATGGACCAGAGCAGGATGGCGATGAGGCCGATGGACGTGGCGGTGCGAGTCGTCATGGCCGCCACCTAGCACGGGTCGCGCGCGAAAGCGAAGCGGGCTTGCCGGGATTCTAATAGGTCGTCCGTCCGCCGCTGAGATCGAAGGTGGCGGCGGTGGTGAAGGAATTCTCCTCCGAGAGCATCCAGGCCACCATGGCGGCGATCTCGTGCAGCTCCGCGAAGCGGTCCCGCGGAATGCGCACGCGCATGTACTCGATGAATTCCGGCGTGAGCGAATCGAGGATCTTCGTCTTGGCGGTGGT
Protein-coding regions in this window:
- a CDS encoding class I SAM-dependent methyltransferase produces the protein MSIDITDLRGFYASPLGAVTRRFVGRAIDRFWGPLTGLRVLGLGYAPPYLSAVKDGSERTLAFMPANQGVVNWPRTGASASALVDPLMMPLPDASIDRVLVVHALETVESPSELLHEIWRILTPGGRIILVAPNRRGLWARMDTTPFGYGQPYSRSQLKSLMRQTWFSPEGWAETLYVPPLRNRLLLQSAQAWEQIGAGFSLPFAGLHIVEATKQLYRPGAVRAVRRSRRFSPVFVPAPAAPASRMSDLP
- the gloB gene encoding hydroxyacylglutathione hydrolase — translated: MSAQIHAFLCLQDNIGVLIHDPNTGACAAIDAPEEGPILAALAETGWQLTDILVTHRHSDHIQAVEPLKRRTGCRVVAPVKAREAVPSADAYVREGDTAVVGGLQAHVWETPGHCVDHVSYWFAADRALFAGDTLFTLGCGRMFEGTYAEFWASLQRLAALPDEARVYCGHDYTLSNARFALAADPDNEALKARVAEAEKAKAEGRFLVPSTIGHEKATNPFLRAGEPALAKAVQKENAKPVEVFQALREWKNRF
- a CDS encoding GNAT family N-acetyltransferase — translated: MKDHSLIIGLESRLLNAWPSFDYQLYDGWVLRLANGYSKRANSATPFRPDIGLDDELIDYMVARFVEANVRPTFRLNGVEAPDVEELLKQRGFKDIEPTHVLTAPIGADNAESDPEVNLEPQVSKRWVREAAKSYGGDKADDETLMRIVARIRQKTAFATLSLDDRPVAWGLGVVERGYIGLYDIVVSPDLRGIGLGRRVVSSLMAWGRGQGAHTAYLQVREENEIARSLYEAFGFSIAYRYTHRVMPGRSS
- a CDS encoding DMT family transporter, which gives rise to MTTRTATSIGLIAILLWSMLALFTAATGRIPPFQLNAMTFLVGGLVGVVSWIVRPQGLKALRQKPVVWALGIGGLFGYHALYFAALRLAPPAESGLINYLWPLLIVLFSSLLPGEHLRRAHIAGALLGFAGVIVLIAGRGAFDARAEYMPGYLCAFVAAFVWAGYSVLSRRFGQVPTDAVAGFCLATALLSLVCHLAFETTVWPESTVQWLAVLGLGLGPVGAAFYVWDIGMKRGDIRFLGVASYATPVLSTLLLVVAGYAEPTLTLALACGLIVAGALVATLMARKTVPA